The DNA sequence AGCTGGCACTGGCCGGCGGTACCAGTGTGAATGTGGTAGGTTGTAGCTCGGGAGCCGTCACCAGCTTTCAGTATGGCGTGCAGCCAACTGTCAGAGGGGTGAATACGATTAATGATATCTTCACCATGGCGGACAACTCGACAATGGTGGGACTGACATTGACCGGCGGTCGCAACGGGATTTACGGGAATAACCTGAGCGGCTTCACGATTACCGGCAACAGCATCAATGGTGCGTTTGAAGACGGTGTGCACCTGGATGGCGATACGAATGGTACCATCACCAATAACACATTTACTGCCAACGGAGTCGTGACCGGCAACGATGGTCTGGAAATCGAACATATGACCGGTGGCCTCGTATCGGGTAACACATCGCGGGCGAACGAATATGGATATTACTTCAGCCGGGTCAGCGGGGGGGCGATCAGCAACAACCTGGCTGAGCTGAACGTGACCGATGGTTTCGATTTCGATAACTTCGAAGGGGGAACACTCACGGGGAATACCGCGCAGTATAACGGTGAAGACGGGTTCTACTTCGATGACGATGTGACCGGTGGTGAAATCTCAAATAACATCGCTCGGGAAAACTATAACTTTGGTTTTAATTTCTTCGGTGTGGATGGCGGGACCATCAGTGGTAATCAGGCGATTGGCAATGATTATGCTGGCTTCGCGTTCTACGGAAAAATCAACGGCGGAACATTCACCAATAACATCGCGAATCTGAATGACGCCGGTTTCTACTTTGATGAAAATGTGGATGGTGCTACCTTCACCGGGAACGTTGCCAACGAGAATAATTTAAATGGTTTCTGGTTTACCGAATCTGTGACGAACACCAGCTTCACAGATAACAGTGCCAGCCAGAACGGTGTCAACGGGATCAAGTTTGCCGATACCGTTGGTGCAGGGACCCTGATCAGCGGTAACTCTGCTCTCAACAACCTGGATGATGGTTTCGACTTTGAAGATGTGAATGGCGGAACGATTATCAATAACCTGGCACAGGGGAACCAGGAAGACGGCTTTGACTTCGACGATCCGTTCGTGAGTGGAACGTTCAGCAATAACACCTCGATCGGTAATACAGGCAATGGGTTTGACTTTGTTCATCCCATCTTCGGTGGCACACTGGACGGCAACACTGCCCAGAATAACGGCGGGGCTGGTTTCTCGATCTGGAGTTTCTCCGGTGCTAACACCGCAACCTTCTCGAATAACTCTGCCATCGACAATGCCCTGCAGGGTTACGATGTGCAATCGGGGACTCCCCAGAGCGGTACGGGAACGAACACCGGCTCTGGTAACGCCAGTGATAACAGCTTCTGATGCTGATATCACCGTTTGCTGAAACAGACGTCTGATTTTCTTACTGGCCTGATTCCGGTAGCGACTGGAGCCGGGCCAGTTCTGTTTTGAGCTGACGGTTTTCTTCGCGCAGCTGTTCGAGCAGTGGCAGGATCTCCTGCTGGGGCAGACGCGGGTGGATGTGCTGCGGGCAGTTGACGTCCCAGGCTGAGATCGTAAACAGGATGGCCCGTTCGACCCGTCCCGGGTACGTGGAGTCGTGTAGACGCGTCAGCAGTGCGGCGTCATCTTCTACGACGCGCGCCGTGCCCCAGATTTTGACGCGGCGACGATGGACGTAATCGATCAGGAACAGAAAGGCCTGCGGGTTCTCTGTGAGATTCCCCAGGGTAATGAACTGTTGGTTGCCCGCGAAGTCGGCAAAGCCGAGTGTGGACTCATCGAGGACTTTGAGAAAGCCGGGATTACCGCCCCGATACTGAATGTAAGGCTGTCCGGTGTGGCTGGCTGTACCCAGGTAAAACATATCGAGGTGCGACAGAAAGTCCTGCAGATCGTCGGTTACTTTCGTCTGCCAGCCTGGTCCCTGTTCCATACGGGCATACTGGGAGCGGGAACCGTTACGGGACTGTAATGCTTTGACTGATTCAGTAAAGGCGATATCGCTGGGAACCGAGTGCATGACATTCCTGTCTGCTGAACAGAGATGAAAAGAGGGAAGGGGAATGCGCTCGAGAGCGAATCCCCTTCCGGAAAATGACTGCAGACTGTCAGTGACTGCAGGCGTTGCCCGCACAGAGCGGTTCGACTTCCGGGAAATCGACTTCGGTCTGGGCGATGTTATTGAAGTAGTTCGTAAAGATGTTGAGGGCTACATTGGCGGCGATTTCGGCGACCTGTTCGTCGCTGAAACCGGCGTCACGTACTTCCTGCAGATCCTGGTCAGAAACCTGACCCCGTTTGTGGACGATTGTCCGGGAGAACTTGAGCAGGGCAGCCGACTGCGGATCGCTGTCGACCCCTGCGCGGCTGTCCCGGATCTGTTCCGGACTCAGTCCTGCCATCTTCCCCAGGGTGCTATGGGCGGCCAGGCAGTAGTCACACTCATTCGCTTCCGCGACGGTCAATGAGACCTGCTCCCGATGCTGATCTGTCAGGGCTCCCTGTTTCAGCAGTCCGCTGAACTGCAGATAAGACTCGAGGACTGCAGGGGAGTGAGCCATGGTTCTCATCAGATTGGGAGTCATCCCCAGTTTCTGTTGAACAGCATCCAGCAGGGTGCGGGCTTTGTCGGTAGCGGCTGCGTTGGTGAGGGCGGTTAAACGTGGCATGATCGTTCTCCTTTTAAAGTGAAAGTAACAGTGAAACGTAAATGGATATAAACAGACAGGTCTGTATATGTGTTGGCAAAATAAAAAGTGAAGCTTACTGTGAGAGTACGCCGGCAATCAGTTGAAAGGCAGCCGCTTCGGCGATTTCAGCTGCCTCGGAATTCCCTTCGCTGACTGAGGTGACGATGGCCCCTTCGACGAGGACGGAAATCGCGGGTGCGACCGCCGCGGCCTGGTCCCCTTCGGATTCGATAACGATGTCAGTCAGTTGCTGTTTGAAACGACGTTTATGCTCGGCACAGAATTCGGTTGCTACCGGGTTCGAGTCAGCCAGTTCCGAGGTGGCGTTGATGAAAGCACACCCACGGTAATCCGGACATTCGAACCAGTCTTTCAAGGCAGCGAAGAAGGCACGTAGCGGTTTCAAGCCGGCTGACTGATGTTCCATCATCCGTTGTTTGATATACAGGTCAAATTGTTCCTCCCGATATTTCAGTACCGCCAGGACGAGGTCGTCCTTGGAGGCAAAATGATTGTAGAGCGTCATCTTGGCGACACCTGCTTCCGCGATCACCCGGTCGATGCCGACGGCGCGGATGCCCTCTGCATAAAACAGTCTTTCGGCTGTTTCGACGATGCGTTTGCGGGCACTGGATGCTCTGGGTGTCTTATTCATAATTGAAATATACAGACCTGTCTGTTCTTTGTCAAGTGGTAATTCAAAAAAAATCGAATTCAGTTTGCGTCGCCAGAATCATACCAGCAGTCGACCAGAGGACCGAACTGATAATCCTGCACAGCGGGGTGCTGCTCCAGCCAGTCGCGTATTTCAGTCAGGCGTTCTTGCAGACCGTGACTTGCCATACCAAGCTGAATGATACCTTCCAGGAGCGGAGACTTGCCGCCCCCACCAAACTGGCACTGATTGCCTTCTATGGCTCTTTCAATCCAGTCATCAAGAAATGCTTGATAATCGACTCCCGGATCGAGGCGGACTTCCACCGTGACGCACCACTCCTTGAATTCCCCCCGATGTTTCTTTTTACGGAGTCGTTTTCGCATCTTCCTGAATTTCGGTTGAACAGGATAAAGTGAGTTGAGGTACAGATTCTATAAGTTCATTTTCCAGGCCTGATTTACCGCAGGGCTGCCAGAATCAGCAGGATAACCGTGACCAGGGCGAGAATGACCATGGTGCAGCCCCAGTCGAAGGGGCGGGACTCGGCTCCGACAACTGACTCGTAGCGGATCAGGTCTGCCAGCTTTTCGGCATTATGGGGGTGTCCGCATTCGCAGGGAGTGTCGATTTCTGCGTAGCGAAGTCCGGCACATTTGGGGCAGCGACCACAACAGTTGCAATAGGGGAGCTCGCACTCCGGGCAGTCTTTGATCTCCGGTTTTACGCGTCTGAGTCCACATATCGGACAGCGACCGCAGCCGGGGCAGACAGCGCGGGTGGGATCGAAGATGGCCTCTTCACAACCCAGGCAACGGATATAAGGAAACTCGCTCATCTCTGCTTTCTGCGGGCGGGGCACAGGGGCAAAGTCAGTCGACGGACACCGGTTCCGTACGGGGGTTATTCAATTTTGAAGGGAATGGTCGTATCGAACTCTTTTCGCTGTTCTTCGGTCAAACTGTCGCGGACGACACGCAAGGTGTATCCGCCGACCAGTTTACCGTCATCCACGTACATCCAGTCTGAAATCTGATCCACGGGAATGTTGATCTCATCTCCCACGACATATTTTTTGATCTGATAAGGCTCGTTATCCAGGGTGCCGTAATAATTGCCGGCTTCGATACGGACTGGAGTCGTCCAGACATGTTCCTGGTGCTCGCCGTCTTCCACGAGTAACTTTACTGAGAAGAAGTCCTGACCGGGCTGCTGTTTCTCAAATGCGGTCTGGAACTGGTTGAAGCTGCTGCGGGCCTTATCGATCGCAGCGACCATTTTCGGATCATCTGATTTGACGTAGGTAATTGCCGGCTCGCCTTCACGTTCGACCATCTCACCCGAGCGGGGTGGCTGATTATCACACCCGGTGCTCAGACTGAGGGCTGTCAGCAGAACCAGGGAGGTGAGGGACGAGGCTCGCATGGCGGTATTCCTGAAACAGAGAGGCAAATCGTACGTAAGGGGGTTTACAATAGTGGTATAACCATCCTAACGCACGCCGCCTTCTGTGTCAGGTACCGGGATTAGAAATGGGGGGCGGTCAGGGAAAATCAATTGGGGGTTCAGACTTCCTGCAGTTCGGGTTGTCGATCTTCCTCGCCGTTATAGTAATTCGTGAGAATCGACTTCATCTCCTGGTTTCCCCGGGAGATTTCCACAATTTCATCCCACATCTCGTCTGAGAGCAGCTGTTTCAGCGGCTGTTCCAGGCTGGGAATGTTGTGAAAGACTTTGAGCAGTTTGCGGTCCCAGACCTTGTAGTATTTAATCAGGTCGTTGGGGTAAACGATTTTGCGGCGGGTGCCTTCATCGATGCCCCGGAAGGGAGAGGGGATATTCAGGTAGCCGTAATCGTCGGTCAGCTGTTCGCCGGGGTGGATATCCCGGATGGCGATTTCGAAGTCGTAAGCGGTGGTGAGACAGTTGGAGTTGAAGCTGTGGTTGACGTAGCGGCCGTTGTCCCAGCAGAGGACCAGATTTCCCTTGTTATTGCGGAACGAGTAGGTATCCAGGATGTTCTGGTAGATCTCGTCCATCGATTGAAACTCGTTCGAGCTGAACTCGCGGTCGAGCTTGTCGAGGACCCAGGTGATAGAGCCGGCGGGGATGAATTCGGTGGCGACAACGCCGTAACCGATTTCGTTGCTGATGAATTTCAGCTCAGTTTTGGGGTGTATCATAGGAAAATTCTCAAATACACGGTCAGGGAGTGTGTCCGCAGGTTGGTGGCTTTGCGCAGCCCCCCGGTCACACGGTCTTTATTTCACAGAGCACCTCTTTGTTTGAATGTGTAAAAAGCTGGCGCATATATATCGTCGAAATTTGGGTTTGCCCAGTCCGGAATCAGGAAAATTTTCCGAATTGGGACAGGTCTTTTTCCAAGGCTCTACCGACCTCCCCGGCAGGCAGACTCTGCGGACGACCTGCCGGGGGAATGTGGTATGGTTTTACTGCGGTTCGGGGGCCAGTTTGGGATTGGGGCCGTAGGCGTTCTCGTTGGGGTCACTGTCGATGACCATAAAGATCAGCAGGACCAGGCCTCCGATCAACGGGACGAGAGAGATCAGAATCCACCAGCCACTTTTATTGGTATCATGCAGGCGGCGGACAGTGACCGCGAGGCTGGGGATGAAGATGAATAATGCATAGACCCCGGACAGGGAAACTGCGATCAACCCGTCTGTATCCCCGATCACGGCGCCAACAATAGAAATCAGGATCGAGATCAGGAAGTTCATCAATGCGAACATCCAGTACTCTTTTCTGCGGGCCCGGCCGGAAAATTCCGCGTATTTTTTGAGGACAGTCAAGTACCAGTTCATTTTGTCGCCTTTCGTTTCCAGTGATGTGAAGAGCGGGTTCTGTTTCAGCCGGGCGAAAGTGGGATCGCAGGGGCTGTTCACCATAGTATAGCACACATTGTCAACCTCCCCTTAATAAACCAGATTTTGTGGTCAGAACCCCGGATTGACTGGTCGGGCTACAGTGCGTGTGGGGCGTTTGATGCAGGTAATCGCCCACCAGATCAGTGACAGAATCAGAATGACAGCCAGCAGGTAGATTTCGTTACCGTAGGCGAACTGGAGTGCCGGCAAGAAATTGGCTCCTAGATCCTCCATCACATCGGAAAGCCGGGGACCGTAGGTAAGAAAGCGATATGCCGCCCGGAAGCTCAGGATCACTCCAAAAAAGAACAGGAATATCAAGGCGGGGATCCCACACCGCCAGGCAGGTAAGGGGGCCTGTATTTCGTCCCAGTCTCCCGTATGAAATTTGAGTTTGCGAGCGAATGCGTTGCGTCGGTCGACGGCATTGAATCGGAGGTTGAACCGCCTGTTTTTCTGTTTGATCGTATCGTAATAGTGCACCTTCAGGCTGGAGGTGCCTTTAAAAACAATTTGACCGAAAAAGCCTTCGGACCATTCCAGGGCCTGAATGTCTGCCAGGGG is a window from the Gimesia benthica genome containing:
- a CDS encoding SET domain-containing protein, translating into MIHPKTELKFISNEIGYGVVATEFIPAGSITWVLDKLDREFSSNEFQSMDEIYQNILDTYSFRNNKGNLVLCWDNGRYVNHSFNSNCLTTAYDFEIAIRDIHPGEQLTDDYGYLNIPSPFRGIDEGTRRKIVYPNDLIKYYKVWDRKLLKVFHNIPSLEQPLKQLLSDEMWDEIVEISRGNQEMKSILTNYYNGEEDRQPELQEV
- a CDS encoding carboxymuconolactone decarboxylase family protein, with translation MPRLTALTNAAATDKARTLLDAVQQKLGMTPNLMRTMAHSPAVLESYLQFSGLLKQGALTDQHREQVSLTVAEANECDYCLAAHSTLGKMAGLSPEQIRDSRAGVDSDPQSAALLKFSRTIVHKRGQVSDQDLQEVRDAGFSDEQVAEIAANVALNIFTNYFNNIAQTEVDFPEVEPLCAGNACSH
- a CDS encoding 50S ribosome-binding protein YggL; protein product: MRKRLRKKKHRGEFKEWCVTVEVRLDPGVDYQAFLDDWIERAIEGNQCQFGGGGKSPLLEGIIQLGMASHGLQERLTEIRDWLEQHPAVQDYQFGPLVDCWYDSGDAN
- a CDS encoding right-handed parallel beta-helix repeat-containing protein, whose amino-acid sequence is MNARVSSRLLALLLLTAPGLFAPAYAHGQDPEWLQEDDYLYRAYFDFSGAAGGYRDVGQGLLFIPLAQDDESLFFADLRGNIFNDSSAEGNFGLAYRKMVNDQWIAGMYGFYDVRRSQYNNIFRQGSFGFELMSIEWDFRVNGYIPNQKQQRVDGLSTAYLSGNNVVVRAGEERAYWGTDLEIGRLLKTFDQMPIDAELRGYVGGYYFDNNAPNFEKMTGPRARVEFRMFDLPFLGNGSRVVLAGQYQHDDVRGSQGEGLLTVRIPLPGNGDSQKLTRFQRRMVNPIQRDIDIVLNQGQAPEECAKLQLNGQSLENITVIDANTANAEAVFNAAGADSVILFDGSAGTIDTATGFVFNDGQLALAGGTSVNVVGCSSGAVTSFQYGVQPTVRGVNTINDIFTMADNSTMVGLTLTGGRNGIYGNNLSGFTITGNSINGAFEDGVHLDGDTNGTITNNTFTANGVVTGNDGLEIEHMTGGLVSGNTSRANEYGYYFSRVSGGAISNNLAELNVTDGFDFDNFEGGTLTGNTAQYNGEDGFYFDDDVTGGEISNNIARENYNFGFNFFGVDGGTISGNQAIGNDYAGFAFYGKINGGTFTNNIANLNDAGFYFDENVDGATFTGNVANENNLNGFWFTESVTNTSFTDNSASQNGVNGIKFADTVGAGTLISGNSALNNLDDGFDFEDVNGGTIINNLAQGNQEDGFDFDDPFVSGTFSNNTSIGNTGNGFDFVHPIFGGTLDGNTAQNNGGAGFSIWSFSGANTATFSNNSAIDNALQGYDVQSGTPQSGTGTNTGSGNASDNSF
- a CDS encoding DUF805 domain-containing protein, whose amino-acid sequence is MNWYLTVLKKYAEFSGRARRKEYWMFALMNFLISILISIVGAVIGDTDGLIAVSLSGVYALFIFIPSLAVTVRRLHDTNKSGWWILISLVPLIGGLVLLIFMVIDSDPNENAYGPNPKLAPEPQ
- a CDS encoding TetR/AcrR family transcriptional regulator, with product MNKTPRASSARKRIVETAERLFYAEGIRAVGIDRVIAEAGVAKMTLYNHFASKDDLVLAVLKYREEQFDLYIKQRMMEHQSAGLKPLRAFFAALKDWFECPDYRGCAFINATSELADSNPVATEFCAEHKRRFKQQLTDIVIESEGDQAAAVAPAISVLVEGAIVTSVSEGNSEAAEIAEAAAFQLIAGVLSQ
- a CDS encoding pyridoxamine 5'-phosphate oxidase family protein, giving the protein MHSVPSDIAFTESVKALQSRNGSRSQYARMEQGPGWQTKVTDDLQDFLSHLDMFYLGTASHTGQPYIQYRGGNPGFLKVLDESTLGFADFAGNQQFITLGNLTENPQAFLFLIDYVHRRRVKIWGTARVVEDDAALLTRLHDSTYPGRVERAILFTISAWDVNCPQHIHPRLPQQEILPLLEQLREENRQLKTELARLQSLPESGQ
- a CDS encoding YegJ family protein; the protein is MRASSLTSLVLLTALSLSTGCDNQPPRSGEMVEREGEPAITYVKSDDPKMVAAIDKARSSFNQFQTAFEKQQPGQDFFSVKLLVEDGEHQEHVWTTPVRIEAGNYYGTLDNEPYQIKKYVVGDEINIPVDQISDWMYVDDGKLVGGYTLRVVRDSLTEEQRKEFDTTIPFKIE